One segment of Haloplanus natans DSM 17983 DNA contains the following:
- a CDS encoding sulfurtransferase: MSDSAYAKDVLVSADWVENHLDEFRSDDPDYRLVEVDVDTEAYDEGHAPGAIGFNWETQLQDQTTRDILSKADFEALLGGHGISEDSTVVLYGDNSNWFAAYTYWQFKYYGHDDVRLMDGGRDYWLENDYPLTDEAPEFPAVDYEAAGPRESIRAYRDDVENAIDRGLPLVDVRSPEEFSGEILAPPGLQETAQRGGHIPGAKNISWAAVTNDDGTFKTREEIEALYAEEGIDGEGTTVAYCRIGERSSVAWFALHELLGYEDTINYDGSWTEWGNLVGVPIEKGN; this comes from the coding sequence ATGTCAGACTCAGCGTACGCGAAGGACGTTCTCGTCTCGGCGGACTGGGTGGAGAACCACCTCGACGAGTTCCGGAGCGACGACCCGGACTATCGACTCGTGGAAGTCGATGTCGACACCGAGGCCTACGACGAGGGCCACGCCCCCGGCGCCATCGGATTCAACTGGGAGACACAGCTTCAGGACCAGACCACGCGCGACATCCTCTCGAAGGCGGACTTCGAGGCGCTGCTGGGCGGTCACGGCATCTCCGAGGACTCCACCGTCGTCCTCTACGGCGACAACTCCAACTGGTTCGCGGCCTACACCTACTGGCAGTTCAAATACTACGGCCACGACGACGTGCGCCTGATGGACGGCGGGCGCGACTACTGGCTGGAGAACGACTACCCGCTCACCGACGAGGCGCCGGAGTTCCCCGCCGTCGACTACGAGGCGGCCGGCCCCCGCGAGAGCATCCGCGCGTACCGCGACGACGTGGAGAACGCCATCGACCGTGGCCTGCCGCTGGTCGACGTACGGAGCCCCGAGGAGTTCTCCGGCGAGATTCTCGCGCCCCCGGGACTGCAGGAGACCGCCCAGCGCGGCGGCCACATTCCCGGCGCGAAGAACATCTCGTGGGCCGCGGTGACCAACGACGACGGCACGTTCAAGACCCGTGAGGAGATCGAAGCGCTCTACGCCGAGGAAGGAATCGACGGCGAGGGGACGACCGTCGCCTACTGCCGGATCGGCGAGCGTTCCTCCGTCGCGTGGTTCGCGCTCCACGAACTCCTCGGCTACGAGGACACGATCAACTACGACGGCTCCTGGACCGAGTGGGGCAACCTCGTCGGCGTCCCCATCGAGAAGGGCAACTGA
- a CDS encoding SLC13 family permease produces MASPVSPGMVLVFALIVVALLLFVTERIPSDTTALAVLVSLVVFESWTRISATEAIAGFASPATLTIVAMYMLSEGIQRTGLVDRLGEMLEAATGGTERGLLGATVGTTGLAAGVVNNTPIVAVFIPMITDLAGKHGLSPSKFLLPLSYAAMLGGTLTLVGTATNILASDLSRQLLGQPLSMFEFTKLGVVVFLVGAAYLLTVGRWLTPTRIDPDEDLTRSFELENHLVRLVVRESSPLVGLTVEEAVAEMGDDAEDLDVLQIERDGESYLATSTDRQLVAGDLLTVRTTLQVANRAAAYGLRHRHRDEVTEDDLSETPHRGTLAEVVIPGDSRFLGKRLGDSALDDRFDTTVLAVRRGDGVITRDLDDVELRRGDTLLLQTTAGAIAYLADRDEVMVTREAEDPGDLDEAVRAETAPAPLDPRTPVAAGILLAVIVVAALGLFPIVIAALGGVVAMIVTGCLNPTDAYDAVSWNVVFLLAGVLPLGLAMQRTGGDAFLAGLLANSTAVLPLLGVLALVYLVSALLANVITPVATTVLMIPVAVDTATRIGANRLTFLLAVMFAASTAFMTPIGYQTNLMVYGPGGYRFTDYVRVGAPLQLLVTVVTTLGLAAFWGLR; encoded by the coding sequence ATGGCGTCGCCCGTCTCGCCCGGTATGGTGCTGGTGTTCGCCCTCATCGTCGTTGCCCTCCTCCTGTTCGTCACGGAACGGATTCCGAGCGACACCACCGCCCTCGCCGTCCTGGTCTCGCTCGTCGTCTTCGAGTCGTGGACCCGTATCTCGGCGACCGAAGCCATCGCCGGCTTCGCCAGCCCCGCGACACTCACCATCGTCGCGATGTACATGCTGAGCGAGGGTATCCAGCGGACGGGACTCGTCGACCGACTCGGCGAGATGCTGGAGGCGGCGACCGGCGGGACCGAACGCGGCCTCCTCGGCGCGACGGTCGGCACGACCGGTCTCGCCGCCGGCGTCGTGAACAACACGCCCATCGTCGCGGTGTTTATTCCCATGATTACGGATCTCGCGGGCAAGCACGGCCTCTCGCCGTCGAAGTTCCTCCTCCCGCTCTCCTATGCCGCCATGCTCGGGGGCACCCTGACTCTCGTCGGGACGGCGACGAACATCCTCGCGAGCGACCTCTCCCGACAGCTCCTGGGTCAGCCGCTCTCGATGTTCGAGTTCACGAAACTCGGCGTCGTCGTCTTCCTCGTCGGCGCCGCGTACCTGCTCACGGTCGGGCGATGGCTCACGCCGACGCGCATCGACCCCGACGAGGACCTCACACGGTCGTTCGAGCTGGAGAACCACCTCGTCCGCCTCGTCGTCCGCGAATCCTCCCCACTGGTCGGGCTGACCGTCGAGGAGGCCGTCGCCGAGATGGGCGACGATGCCGAGGATCTCGACGTGCTCCAGATCGAACGCGACGGCGAGTCGTATCTCGCTACCTCGACCGACCGGCAACTGGTGGCCGGCGACCTCCTCACCGTCCGCACGACCCTCCAGGTCGCCAACCGCGCCGCCGCCTACGGCCTCCGTCACCGCCACCGCGACGAGGTGACCGAGGACGACCTGTCGGAGACGCCCCACCGCGGGACGCTCGCCGAGGTGGTGATCCCGGGCGACTCCCGGTTTCTCGGCAAGCGACTCGGCGACTCGGCGCTCGACGACCGCTTCGACACGACGGTGCTCGCCGTCCGCCGGGGCGACGGCGTGATCACGCGCGACCTCGACGACGTCGAACTCCGCCGGGGCGATACGCTCTTGCTCCAGACGACCGCCGGTGCCATCGCCTACCTCGCCGACCGGGACGAAGTGATGGTCACCCGCGAGGCCGAGGACCCCGGTGATCTCGACGAGGCGGTGCGCGCCGAGACGGCGCCCGCGCCGCTCGATCCACGGACGCCCGTCGCCGCCGGCATCCTCCTCGCGGTCATCGTCGTCGCGGCCCTCGGTCTGTTTCCCATCGTCATCGCCGCCCTCGGCGGCGTCGTGGCGATGATCGTCACCGGCTGTCTGAACCCGACCGACGCCTACGACGCCGTCAGCTGGAACGTCGTTTTCCTGCTCGCCGGCGTTCTCCCTCTCGGCCTGGCGATGCAACGCACCGGCGGTGACGCCTTCCTCGCGGGGCTGCTCGCCAACAGCACGGCCGTCCTCCCCTTGCTCGGCGTCCTCGCGCTGGTGTATCTCGTCAGCGCCCTGCTGGCGAACGTCATCACGCCCGTCGCCACCACCGTCCTGATGATCCCCGTCGCCGTCGACACCGCGACCCGGATCGGCGCAAATCGCCTCACCTTCCTGCTGGCCGTGATGTTCGCCGCCTCCACTGCGTTCATGACCCCCATCGGCTACCAGACGAACCTCATGGTCTACGGCCCCGGCGGCTACCGGTTTACCGACTACGTCCGCGTCGGCGCCCCGCTCCAACTTCTCGTCACCGTCGTGACGACGCTCGGACTCGCCGCTTTTTGGGGGCTTCGGTAG
- a CDS encoding sulfurtransferase yields MTEDIVVSVDWLADHLDEVRVVDVRDAWEFDGIGHVPGAVNVPFDRFRSDAGDEGMLPGAERWTELMEAAGIGTDDRIVAYDDEHGVFAARFLVTALLYGHEDVHLLNGDFSAWSRSQETTTEAPSVDPATYEVRTPGSSPLVDFETVRAALDADALVVDTREAWEYEEGHLPGAVQLDWRDLVDAETRGLKPDAELESLLAERGVTPDRRIVLYCNTARRISHTYVALRHLGYEHVDFYEGSLTEWRERDGPLVDGEGE; encoded by the coding sequence ATGACCGAGGACATCGTCGTGTCGGTCGACTGGCTCGCGGACCATCTGGACGAGGTTCGCGTCGTCGACGTGCGCGACGCGTGGGAGTTCGACGGCATCGGACACGTCCCCGGCGCCGTCAACGTGCCGTTCGACCGCTTTCGGAGCGACGCGGGCGACGAGGGGATGTTACCCGGCGCGGAGCGGTGGACGGAACTGATGGAAGCGGCGGGGATCGGTACCGACGACCGGATCGTCGCGTACGACGACGAACACGGGGTGTTCGCCGCGCGCTTTCTCGTCACCGCGCTCCTGTACGGCCACGAGGACGTACACCTCCTGAACGGCGATTTCAGCGCGTGGAGTCGGAGTCAGGAGACGACGACCGAGGCGCCGTCGGTCGACCCCGCTACGTACGAGGTGCGGACGCCGGGGTCGTCGCCACTGGTCGATTTCGAGACGGTGCGGGCGGCCCTCGACGCCGACGCTCTCGTCGTCGACACGCGCGAGGCGTGGGAGTACGAGGAGGGGCACCTCCCCGGCGCGGTCCAACTGGACTGGCGGGACCTCGTCGACGCCGAGACGCGGGGCTTGAAACCCGACGCCGAACTCGAATCGCTCCTGGCCGAGCGAGGAGTGACACCCGACCGCCGGATCGTCCTCTACTGTAACACCGCCCGCCGGATCAGCCACACGTACGTCGCGTTGCGGCATCTCGGCTACGAACACGTCGACTTCTACGAAGGGAGTCTCACGGAGTGGCGAGAACGGGATGGGCCGCTCGTGGACGGCGAGGGCGAATGA
- a CDS encoding DUF7553 family protein produces MAHEQLERASEELYAAAAAAAANSKERERLEGQADQFATLADRGTDHGRLARHENALREIKAGADDDVSERIEAAMDAITAYRETLEGV; encoded by the coding sequence ATGGCACACGAGCAGCTCGAACGAGCGAGCGAGGAACTGTACGCCGCAGCCGCGGCCGCGGCGGCCAACAGCAAGGAGCGCGAACGACTCGAAGGGCAGGCCGACCAGTTCGCGACGCTGGCGGACCGCGGAACGGACCACGGCCGTCTCGCCCGCCACGAGAACGCACTTCGGGAGATCAAGGCGGGGGCGGACGACGACGTGAGCGAGCGGATCGAGGCGGCGATGGACGCCATCACCGCCTACCGCGAGACGCTGGAGGGCGTGTAG